A portion of the Syntrophobacterales bacterium genome contains these proteins:
- the rpiB gene encoding ribose 5-phosphate isomerase B: MLLAIGADHGGFHLKTQIIAFVRGLGHQVQDLGTHSEAPVDYPDYARAVAAEITAGRAERGILICGSGVGACVAANKFSGIRAALCHDSFSAHQGVEDDNANILCLGARVVGGELAKDIVRIWLASSFSNAERHKHRLAKIESIERESNTKEIERVGGTISG, from the coding sequence ATGCTATTGGCCATCGGGGCTGATCATGGCGGGTTCCATTTAAAAACCCAGATCATCGCCTTTGTCCGCGGGCTCGGTCACCAGGTGCAGGATCTCGGCACCCATAGCGAAGCCCCCGTGGACTATCCGGACTACGCCCGGGCTGTCGCGGCAGAGATCACGGCAGGCAGAGCCGAGCGAGGCATCCTGATCTGTGGCAGCGGTGTGGGCGCCTGCGTCGCTGCAAACAAATTTTCCGGAATCCGCGCCGCCCTTTGTCATGACAGCTTTTCCGCCCATCAGGGGGTAGAAGACGATAATGCAAACATTCTCTGCCTCGGTGCGCGCGTCGTAGGGGGTGAACTTGCCAAGGATATTGTCAGGATTTGGCTGGCCTCATCATTTTCAAACGCAGAACGGCACAAGCACAGACTGGCAAAGATTGAGTCCATAGAAAGAGAGAGTAACACCAAGGAAATTGAAAGAGTGGGAGGTACGATAAGCGGATGA
- a CDS encoding HAD-IIIA family hydrolase — translation MKTLICIDRDGTIIHDTRDHLFLGKDDDWRSQVRILPHVVEGLKRLNALSSSAIHMITNQPGVAILDYPLLTEDRAHEVCSHVIETLRKCGVKISGYFLCPHANPVYVERHPEFTYDQNLVHDCHCMKPSLGMVFNALKANKLTLENVNLYVIGDRATDVQTALSAGGIGILIPFANEPGEDEKVVAFAKPGRVFIAGNMEEAADFIVGRGS, via the coding sequence ATGAAAACACTCATCTGTATTGACAGAGATGGCACAATCATTCACGACACCAGAGATCACCTTTTTCTTGGGAAAGACGATGATTGGCGATCTCAGGTGCGAATTCTTCCTCACGTCGTCGAAGGGCTGAAACGTTTAAATGCGCTTTCCTCATCGGCGATCCATATGATAACGAATCAGCCCGGCGTGGCCATCCTCGACTATCCCCTTCTCACAGAAGACAGGGCGCATGAAGTCTGTTCGCATGTTATCGAGACGTTAAGAAAATGTGGAGTGAAAATTAGCGGCTATTTTTTGTGTCCCCATGCGAATCCAGTTTACGTAGAGAGACATCCCGAGTTCACTTATGATCAGAATCTCGTTCATGACTGTCATTGTATGAAACCATCGCTTGGAATGGTCTTTAATGCGTTGAAGGCAAATAAGTTGACTCTTGAGAATGTGAACCTTTATGTCATCGGAGACAGGGCTACCGATGTTCAGACAGCGTTGAGTGCGGGTGGAATCGGAATTCTCATTCCCTTTGCAAATGAACCAGGGGAGGATGAAAAAGTTGTGGCCTTTGCCAAGCCGGGTCGAGTGTTTATTGCCGGCAATATGGAGGAGGCCGCAGACTTCATTGTGGGCAGAGGATCATGA
- a CDS encoding glucokinase, whose amino-acid sequence MMKTLSKTECHILSADIGGTSSRFAHFTADEQGNLDLVSLVWMATSAAGSFADLLKNLRQSDFPFDPRQADIVAIAVAGPITGGVIGNPPNIPWEVDITHAERDHGFRRAILMNDFVAQAFSCISPIGKSAEIILAGTPEPLSTIAVIGAGTGLGKAMLVPDERGSYSAAPSEGAHACFPFVGEKEYSFQRFLISARQVHYATYDHVVSGRGLTAIHEFHTGGYLEPAQVVEEFPRHPETLEWFARFYGRACRNYALETLSRGGLYIAGGVAARNPEVVRHDSFKNEFRDSATMANVLAKLPVFLIKDQNSGLWGAAMKADVTLARDKS is encoded by the coding sequence ATGATGAAAACGTTGTCTAAAACGGAATGTCATATCCTGTCCGCAGACATCGGCGGAACCAGCAGCCGCTTCGCGCATTTCACTGCCGATGAACAGGGGAATCTCGATCTGGTTTCACTTGTCTGGATGGCAACCTCCGCTGCAGGTTCATTTGCAGACCTTCTGAAAAATCTGCGGCAGAGCGACTTTCCATTCGATCCGAGGCAAGCCGATATCGTCGCTATCGCCGTTGCGGGACCGATCACGGGAGGCGTCATAGGCAATCCCCCGAATATCCCGTGGGAAGTAGACATTACCCACGCCGAGCGCGATCATGGATTCCGGCGGGCCATCCTGATGAACGACTTTGTGGCACAGGCCTTTTCCTGTATTTCGCCCATCGGTAAATCCGCTGAGATCATCCTGGCAGGCACGCCAGAACCACTCTCTACGATCGCCGTCATCGGGGCGGGAACGGGGCTGGGCAAGGCCATGCTTGTGCCGGATGAAAGAGGCAGCTACAGCGCCGCTCCTTCGGAAGGGGCGCATGCCTGTTTTCCTTTTGTTGGCGAGAAAGAATATTCCTTTCAGCGTTTTTTGATCAGCGCGCGGCAGGTCCATTACGCAACATACGATCATGTGGTCTCCGGAAGAGGGTTGACCGCTATTCATGAATTTCATACGGGTGGTTATCTGGAGCCTGCGCAGGTGGTGGAAGAGTTTCCCCGCCATCCCGAGACTCTTGAATGGTTCGCAAGATTCTATGGCCGGGCATGCCGGAATTATGCACTCGAAACCCTCTCCCGCGGCGGTCTCTACATCGCAGGCGGCGTTGCCGCCAGGAATCCCGAGGTCGTTCGTCACGACTCTTTCAAGAACGAATTCAGGGATTCCGCTACGATGGCCAATGTCCTTGCCAAACTGCCGGTGTTTCTCATCAAAGACCAGAACAGCGGGCTCTGGGGCGCGGCAATGAAGGCAGACGTGACATTGGCAAGGGATAAGTCATAG
- the arsS gene encoding arsenosugar biosynthesis radical SAM protein ArsS (Some members of this family are selenoproteins.), producing MAVFEPFDRNLARCGLNLVRGKTLALQINVGYLCDLRCRHCHLEAGPERREVMTGETMNDLIDYASRVYFETIDITGGAPELVPGIRSFLARLAPLTRRLILRTNLVALREEAASGLMESCREMGVALVASFPSINSAQADALRGNGIWGKSLDVMRDLNQLGYGRPGSGLTLDLVVNPAGAFLPGNQDQAERRFKQSLERHGTLFNNLYSFANAPLGRYRTWLEQSGNLDHYFKTLFECFNPATIEGLMCRSLISVSWDGTLYDCDFNIAAGLPHGAAKVHVSSMTGFPEEGAVIATGDHCYACTAGAGFT from the coding sequence GTGGCAGTTTTCGAGCCTTTTGACAGGAATCTGGCCCGGTGCGGGCTAAACCTCGTCCGCGGGAAGACCCTTGCCCTTCAGATAAATGTGGGATACCTCTGCGACCTGCGCTGCCGACACTGTCACCTCGAAGCCGGACCGGAGCGCCGGGAGGTTATGACCGGCGAGACCATGAACGATCTCATCGACTATGCCTCCCGTGTCTATTTCGAGACCATCGACATCACCGGTGGTGCGCCGGAACTGGTGCCCGGCATCCGATCCTTTCTCGCCCGCCTTGCTCCGCTGACCCGGAGGCTGATCCTCAGGACAAATCTCGTGGCGTTGCGGGAAGAGGCGGCATCCGGCCTCATGGAATCCTGCCGGGAGATGGGAGTTGCGCTGGTGGCATCATTCCCCTCAATCAATAGCGCCCAGGCCGATGCCCTGCGCGGCAATGGAATTTGGGGAAAAAGCCTTGATGTTATGAGAGACCTCAATCAATTGGGGTACGGCCGTCCGGGCAGCGGATTGACGCTGGATCTGGTAGTCAACCCTGCCGGCGCATTTCTGCCGGGCAATCAAGACCAGGCGGAGAGAAGATTCAAGCAGTCTCTGGAGCGGCACGGCACCCTGTTCAATAACCTCTACAGCTTTGCCAACGCCCCGCTCGGCCGTTACCGGACCTGGCTCGAACAGTCGGGGAATCTTGACCATTATTTTAAGACCCTTTTCGAATGTTTCAACCCGGCGACCATCGAAGGGCTCATGTGCCGCTCCCTGATCTCCGTTTCATGGGACGGCACCCTCTATGACTGTGACTTCAACATCGCCGCAGGACTTCCTCACGGCGCCGCGAAAGTCCATGTCTCGTCCATGACGGGCTTTCCCGAAGAGGGTGCAGTGATCGCGACCGGCGACCACTGCTATGCCTGCACGGCAGGGGCGGGCTTTACCTGA
- a CDS encoding arsenosugar biosynthesis-associated peroxidase-like protein codes for METYYDPQDLGAFSEIGKDAPELANKFFDYYGAVFAEGALTEREKALIALAVAHAMQCPYCIDAYTKACLEKGSNLAEMTEAVHVTTAIRGGASLVHGVQMRKIAERLSL; via the coding sequence ATGGAAACCTATTACGATCCGCAAGACCTGGGAGCATTCAGTGAGATCGGCAAGGATGCGCCGGAATTGGCCAACAAATTCTTCGACTACTACGGTGCAGTCTTCGCCGAAGGTGCGCTGACCGAACGGGAGAAGGCGCTCATCGCGCTGGCCGTCGCCCATGCGATGCAGTGTCCCTATTGCATCGACGCCTATACCAAGGCCTGCCTGGAAAAGGGCTCCAACCTGGCGGAGATGACCGAGGCCGTTCACGTCACAACGGCCATTCGCGGCGGCGCTTCGCTGGTGCACGGCGTACAGATGCGGAAAATCGCGGAAAGGCTTTCGTTGTGA
- a CDS encoding DUF2769 domain-containing protein — translation MEGMYCAFEKSKCIDESKGCICAECALYKKNNLNKSYY, via the coding sequence ATGGAAGGCATGTATTGCGCCTTTGAGAAAAGCAAATGTATCGATGAGAGCAAGGGATGCATCTGCGCCGAATGCGCACTCTATAAAAAAAACAATCTGAATAAGTCGTATTATTGA
- a CDS encoding TIGR04283 family arsenosugar biosynthesis glycosyltransferase, which translates to MRVLQLPLLHGQIRRAVFTNLKCPVSIIIPVFCEQAVINQTIETLRNRIGGDAAEIIVVDGQEAGETLAAIRDGSVQKFLFEKGRGRQLNRGATVATGDVLVFLHADTVLPFTALKRIAAVMQDEGCVGGAFDLRIDSRRMALRVIETVANLRSRLTRIPYGDQAIFIRASYFRTLGGFMEIPIMEDVDLMRRIKRDGKRIVIFREQATTSARRWEKEGLVFGTLRNWLLMSLYLCGVAPERLARFYK; encoded by the coding sequence GTGAGAGTTTTGCAATTGCCTCTATTGCATGGCCAAATAAGGAGGGCTGTCTTCACGAATTTGAAATGCCCGGTCTCCATCATCATCCCCGTGTTTTGCGAACAGGCGGTCATCAACCAGACGATCGAAACTCTCCGCAATCGGATTGGTGGAGACGCCGCCGAGATCATTGTGGTTGACGGACAGGAGGCAGGGGAAACGCTCGCGGCGATACGAGACGGCTCCGTTCAGAAGTTCCTTTTTGAAAAAGGCCGGGGCAGGCAACTCAACCGGGGCGCAACAGTCGCCACAGGTGACGTGCTCGTTTTCCTCCATGCCGACACAGTTTTGCCGTTCACTGCTTTAAAAAGGATTGCTGCAGTAATGCAGGATGAAGGCTGCGTCGGCGGAGCCTTCGATCTGCGCATCGATTCCCGGAGAATGGCCCTCAGGGTCATCGAAACGGTTGCCAATTTGCGCTCGCGTCTGACGAGAATCCCCTACGGGGATCAGGCGATCTTCATCAGGGCCTCCTATTTTCGGACCCTCGGAGGGTTTATGGAGATCCCGATTATGGAGGATGTGGACCTCATGAGGAGGATCAAGCGGGATGGAAAGAGGATCGTCATTTTCCGGGAGCAGGCGACGACATCGGCGCGCCGCTGGGAAAAAGAGGGCCTGGTATTCGGGACGCTGCGAAACTGGCTTCTGATGAGTCTCTACCTTTGCGGAGTCGCGCCGGAACGGCTCGCCCGGTTTTACAAATAG